Proteins encoded in a region of the Tachyglossus aculeatus isolate mTacAcu1 chromosome 11, mTacAcu1.pri, whole genome shotgun sequence genome:
- the BACE1 gene encoding beta-secretase 1 — MARALPWLLLWAVLPSRGAHPGIQVPLKTRQGAPAPGPRLPRAAGEGPGDPGLGGSFVEMVDNLRGKSGQGYYVEMTVGSPPQTLNILVDTGSSNFAVGAAPHPFLRRYYRRQLSSTYRDLRKGVYVPYTQGKWEGDLGSDLVAVPHGPNVTVRANIAAITESDKFFINGSNWEGILGLAYAEIARPDDSLEPFFDSLVKQTSVPNLFSLQLCGAGFSPNESEALASVGGSMIIGGIDPSLYVGSLWYTPIRREWYYEVIIVRMEINGQDLKLDCKEYNYDKSIVDSGTTNLRLPKKVFAAAVKSIKTASSTEKFPDGFWLGEQLVCWQAGTTPWDIFPVISLYLMGEVTNQSFRITILPQQYLRPVEDVATSQDDCYKFAISQSSTGTVMGAVIMEGFYVVFDRARKRIGFAVSTCHVHDEFRMAAVEGPFVTPDTEDCGYNIPQTDESTLMTIAYVMAAICALFMLPLCLMVCQWRCLRCLRRPRDDFADDISLLK, encoded by the exons ATGGCCCGGGCGCTGCCCTGGCTGCTGCTCTGGGCCGTGCTGCCCTCCCGGGGGGCCCATCCAGGCATCCAGGTGCCCCTGAAGACCAGGCAGGGAGcgccggccccgggcccccggcTGCCCCGGGCGGCCGGTGAGGGGCCCGGAGACCCCGGGCTGGGGGGCAGCTTCGTGGAGATGGTGGACAATCTACGGGGCAAGTCCGGGCAGGGCTACTACGTGGAGATGACCGTGGGGAGTCCCCCCCAGACG CTGAACATCCTGGTAGACACGGGCAGCAGTAACTTCGCCGTGggagccgccccccaccccttcctgcggCGCTACTACCGGCGGCAGCT GTCCAGCACCTACAGAGACCTGCGGAAGGGCGTGTATGTGCCATACACCCAGGGCAAGtgggagggggacctgggcagcgACCTGGTGGCCGTCCCTCACGGCCCCAACGTCACCGTGCGGGCCAACATCGCCGCCATCACCGAGTCTGACAAGTTCTTCATCAATGGCTCCAACTGGGAGGGCATCCTGGGGCTGGCCTACGCCGAGATCGCCAGG CCTGACGACAGCCTGGAGCCCTTCTTTGACTCCCTGGTGAAGCAGACGTCCGTCCCCAACCTCTTCTCTCTGCAGCTGTGCGGCGCCGGCTTCTCCCCCAATGAGTCCGAGGCGCTGGCTTCTGTCGGTGGGAGCATG ATTATCGGAGGCATCGATCCCTCCCTATACGTGGGCAGCCTGTGGTACACGCCCATCCGGAGGGAAtggtactacgaggtcatcatcgTGCGCATGGAGATCAATGGGCAGGACCTGAAGTTGGACTGCAAGGAG taCAACTACGACAAGAGCATCGTGGACAGTGGCACGACCAACTTGCGTCTCCCCAAGAAGGTGTTCGCGGCTGCGGTCAAGTCCATCAAGACGGCGTCCTCG ACGGAGAAGTTCCCGGATGGCTTCTGGCTCGGGGAGCAGCTGGTGTGCTGGCAGGCGGGCACGACGCCCTGGGACATTTTCCCGGTCATTTCCCTCTACCTGATGGGGGAGGTCACCAACCAGTCCTTCCGCATCACCATCCTGCCTCAG CAATACCTGAGGCCGGTGGAAGATGTGGCTACATCGCAGGATGACTGCTACAAATTCGCCATCTCCCAGTCATCCACGGGCACCGTCATGGGCGCTGTCATCATGGAGGGCTTCTACGTCGTCTTCGACCGTGCCCGCAAACGAATCGGCTTTGCCGTCAGCACCTGCCACG TGCATGACGAGTTCCGAATGGCGGCGGTGGAGGGGCCCTTCGTGACTCCGGACACGGAGGACTGCGGCTACAACATCCCGCAGACGGACGAGTCCACGCTGATGACCATCGCCTACGTGATGGCTGCCATCTGCGCCCTCTTCATGCTGCCGCTCTGCCTCATGGTTTGCCAGTGGCGCTGCCTCCGCTGCCTGCGCCGCCCGCGGGATGACTTCGCCGACGACATCTCCCTGCTCAAGTGA